The sequence below is a genomic window from Dermacentor albipictus isolate Rhodes 1998 colony chromosome 2, USDA_Dalb.pri_finalv2, whole genome shotgun sequence.
CATTTATGTATACCCATTgtgctccatagaaaatgcacaAGGAAGCCTATAGTAGGAATGGGCTAACTTGAAATTCAGGGGTgtgtgcttgtgcatgcttaGGAAGGGGAAGGAAAACGAGGTGAAAGGCAAACAGGTTAAACAGATCAAGTGTCCGGCTGGCTACTGTGTCCGGGGGATTCGGTAAGGTgggaaaataaataaagcaagataggactttaaaaaaaaaaggaaagcattaGTTCTCACATTCTATAATTCTTCAGTGATTCCCGTTTCTTTTAAAAATTGCACTGGTGCTTTTAAAGCAATTAGTGCCATGGTCGGCTGGGACCAAGGTCTAAGAATTCTGGCTTCCGTAAGGGGACAGTTGTCAATGTTGTCGAGTATGGTGctgattatttttctttctgcttaTAAGCATCACCAAAGAGGGGTGGAGCAGGCTCGCTGGCTGAGGATACGATGTGGATGGGTCATGCATTTGTGAATGGACTGTTTTTGCAAATATATTTGAGTGTTGTATGCAGTTATGCAGGTATGCAGCCCAACTTAACGAACGCGGTGAAGAGCCCCGTGGTGTACCTCAGTTGAAAACTTGACACCGCAAGAAGAGGCTTTTAGCACCTCGGAAAAAAAGTGTTTGAGCATAGTATGTGCCATTCAAAAGCCAGGATGCTATATTCAAAGCACCAAACTCAAGGTTGAGAGCGACGATTGCCCTCTTCCATGGCTGTTGGAAATGTTAGAAATAGACAGGAGACTGCTGAGATGGAGTCTCATTTTGCAGGAATGCCACTTCGAGGGCAAGTATAGGAAACGGAGTCAGAATGAGAATGCAGACGGTCTGAGCCGGGGATTTGGGGCAACAAACTCGGGGTATATTTTAGAACATGTCTTGTATGTATCGCTAGCGATATTATTGACATAGGCAACTCACTTGTCTTTAGCTGAGAGTTCGTCACGACAAAAAAGAGAGTGtcagatagagaaagagagagctagAACTTTCTAAAGTGATGCGGGGAGCAAAGCGACCAGTAGGCGTGTCGCTCGGGTAGGCCGATCAGAGAGTGCATGTGCTTGTGATTTCTCAGGGAGAAGGCCTCAACGAAGCGCGGGCTGGGCCCTCAAGCTGCAGTGTGACATCAGCCGTGACTGCTAGAACGATCCCCGAGGTCGCGACCGAACATCAACACTTCGGGTAACCTGACAGCTGATCACCCTCAGGTCGAATCTCCTGGCGCCGCAGGGGTCTGTTACGTCATCGTGGCCAAGAACAATAATTAGATGTTTACCGTGAGGCAACCCCCCACCCGCCCTTTTCATTTGCAGTTCACATACCGCACAGGTGGTGTCCATAGCTTTGTCCGCTTGATGTAGATTTTCTCATTGCTTCCTGAAGGCTGTATCCTTCGGAACGTCAAACATGTCTTCGTGCCACCCTTCTCGTAGACGCAACCTGTTCGACTGTCACTGGTTGTCAGGCCACATCACTGTCCGTAGAAAAACCTTCTGCAGATCGAAGCGTCTTAAGCGTCGTCCAATTTTTCTTTCGGCTCCTGTATTGCCCGTGTGGCCTACGGCCCTAGAGTTATTGCCATTATGGTTTTTGAAACACAGGGGTAGCCTAGGCTTACTGCCTGCCTGCAGATTAAGCTTATTAGAACAGGTAAGCGTGTGAGTCTAGGCTtactgcctgcctgcctgcagaTTAAGCTTATTAGAATGGGTAATCGTGTGCGTTCATAAATGTGCTTTTAAATATTGCGCGCCTACCAACAAATAACGTTGGTGCCGCCATCTCGCGATACCTAGTACAAACATTTTGTTAGTTTCAGTAATAAGCATTTTTAAAATTATATGCGTATATGAAACTTCTGTTAggtttattatttttgttatatTTGGTTACAGCTTCTCAAGCTATGACATTTTTTGTTTAAGATAGCTTTAGGTTCTCGTTGGCTAGATAAAGAGTGTTCTAGCCGGGCCAATCCAACCATTTTTAACTTGACTGAGTGGCGGCAAATGATTGCAATGTTCGGCAATGCTTGAAACCTCCAGGTAAACTTTGACTGTGATTCGCATAGTTCGTCGTTTCTATGAGCGAGTCGCCGGCGTAAGTACAACATGAGCCAAGATCAGACCAGTCTGGCCGAGGTTGAGTACTCGTTTATTGCCAAGCTCGACAACGCCAAGGACCTCTCGCAACTTCTGAGAGCAATCAGCATTAGAGAAGTGCGTAACACCTCGTATACTTAAAGAACTTGCGTATCTTTTATTTTTGGCGTACCCCTTGTCATTACGCTTCTTATTAAAAAGCTTGTCAGTCGTTCTGCTGTTGTTTCTTCTACCAGGTAGCCACGGTGGAGATCAACGACATGGGTATCCGAGTGATCGCTCAAGAGGGCAAATGCGTTCAAGCCATCGCGTTCGTCCAACGAGAACTGTTTGACAGCTATGCTCTAAAGGAACCGACACTCTCGTTCGACATCAGTCTGTCTATATGGCTGGTAAGGCGTTTATATTCCTTACGTTTGTTTAAGGAGATAAATACAGCTAGTTCCATAAAATGCTTGAATCTTCATTGGgtacaaaaatataaagaaataaagaggGTTCGTAAATAAAAGAATTAAAAAGAAGCCCTCGTGGCTGCTTGTAGGCTCCACTTTACCGAAGTATGACACCTGTGTTCGAGAAACAGTACAGGCAGTACAGATGATTGACACATTAAACAACCTCAACTAATACTCCACTTCAAATGCACAGTTCGCATGTCACGTGCAGTTCACATGTACAATAATATATAGCATACTGTGCTATCGGGTGCATTGATTTCACGAACAATGTTGGAGTGGGTACAACTTTCTTGGCTGACAGTGGAGCGTGGCATGCACCCAGGACTTGTGCTTTCGAGAAAAGTAGGGTGTCCTGTTGGCATGATGTGCTCTATTGACTGATGTTTGGCATGGGACTGAGGGCAGTGGCAAAGGAGTCGCTCGATTTTTTATTCACACCTGTAATAGTCATTCAATGGGGAGCAAGCCATTTCAATTAGGAAAAAAGATTAATTTGAGAAGACTACGTCTTTGCTGTAGGCAACAAAAAGGTGTTTTGCCATATTGGGATTAGTGCGTTTTTAATTATAGCCACACTGACAGATAGAAATTGTGCCATCATGGTGTACATTAAACCTGAATGCCTGACATTTCAGGCTGAATCATGATGAAAAGATTATATGTCGTAGGCAAAACTTGAATAAAAATAAAGCTAGAATTAGGACGTTATTTATTACACTTATGTAATGTTTGGTAAGTGCTCATCTTAAATTAATCAAAGTAAACTATTGTAAGTTTTGGTCACAGTGATGCCACTTGCCTGACTCTAGCAAGGAAGCTTTTTCATTTTAACAATTTAGCACCATTGGGATTAGTAAAACTTCTTTGTTCctcttctgtctttctctctctccttctatATTTGTTTCTTGCTTTCTATATAAATGAGATTTTTTAATGCTAAGTGGACTGTAAGCAATGCTACCTGGGTTGCCAAAGGTAAAtttatttaatcaaagatagttGGCAATAGGAAAATAGCAACTTCATTGGTGCCATGAAGAAGAAACATACTGATGCATCTTCTTCTATCTGTTAATTACAAACAAAGATAATGTGTAAGTCttctgtgtatgtcgtcttcatTAGTGACAAATTTTCGTCTGCTGCATTGCACATTCATTGGTGACACAGTTGACTTTTGCACTCTCTTTTGTGGCATATTTAGGAATGCCTCACaatgtttggtgccatgggtggaCCTGTCTCAACGCGACTGTGCTATGGAGGTCAAGGCAACCCTCTGGTCATGTTGTGAGTTTCCACTGTTGTCCTAGCTGACAGCACAGAAATTTGAACAATTGTTTGATCAAGTGAATAGTGGCATGCCATGTAAACCTTTATGGCCCCAACACATAATAGATGGCAAGTGACAATCTTATCATAGTAGTTCTATGTCATCTTCTCGCTGACAACTGGTTTCTCTTTTCAGCGAAAGTGACGCTTTGAACATCTTTCAAAACGAGATTGTCTTTTCCGTTGTCCCCTCCCACCATTTACTGAAGGAGTTtgaagggcccttcaccaggtttGGGCATAGCAAACAATCAAGGTGCATAATACGTGTGGCAATAGCTGTGTCTGCAAGCTATACACCAATGTATGCTGCTGAAAACTGTTCAAAATCAAATAATAGCCCACACACTTTCATTCTTGAGAGAGCCACTCTGGTTGCGAGCTAGATGATGTTGTGCGCATGGTACTTCCCCATTGCACGCATTCTCATATTCTTGGCTTGTTGCTGACTATAGTAGTGTTAATATTAAGGAATGGACTGTGGCCTAGTTTTACTGGGCCAATATGGTGTTTCATGACTTTTTGATCATTCTGCTTGCATTGCTTGAAGTGGTAAAACAAAATTTAACGACCATTCATGCCTGCAGCCTCGAGGAATCTGGAGTTGTAACTGACTGCAAGATACGGACGCTGGAGTCAGAAGGTGTTGTCAATTTTGACCTGTCAAGGGACAACGTGATTAATGTCGTCATATTGAAGTCTGAAAGTATCAAGGAAGTCTGGTCCGAGCTTGACATTTCCAGTGAAGACATGGAAGTTTTCATATCTCCAAATGACCCTTACTTCAGGTTGAGCACATTTGGAGCTGCAGGCACTGTTGAGGCAAGTTCTGGAGGACATTGTATTGTTCATGCTGCCCATTATGTTTGTCTTGCATTCATTTATAGCATGTGAATAactgttgtgtgaatgtactgTCCCTTCCTTTTCTTACTCAACAGTTTGTTATTCCTTACGGATGTATTACTTTGGCTGGATTTATTACGGGTAATGAAACATGGTTATGATGGCATCCTCAAAATGTGCCATTATAACCATGTTTCATCAAGCCAGCAACAACCAGCCCATCTAAGTCTCTTTATTATGGGTGTGTTGACACCCAGTCGTGAGCTCTGACAGGAAAACTGATAATAAAAATTGAACTCTTAGCAGAATATGTTCATGTACAGATTACATGTACATTACATACAATGTACAACTGCATGTGTTCATATATACCAGCATGAGACCTAGAAATTTAGATGGACCAATCAAAATTTTTCACTAATAAACTGCAGTGAGAAGCTGGTAACTCCACCAAAGTTGCTCTCACACCTGAATCTTtttctccttcctttttttttacatcttatTCTGTGAACAGACATATTTTCTTCACATATTTAGCCATTTACCTACACAGGAAGCAAAAATTTACGAAGCTCAAATACAGTTGAGTGACTCTGCAATGAAGGCCTCTACagtgaagtgacctgtataacgaaggcaTGTTTGTGTCCCAGTTCTATTAAGCTCTGTGCAACCTTACAACAAAGTGACCTGTATGATTAATTATTTTGAATGCCCCAAGCACTTCAGTGAAAGGTGTTGGACCGTATTCCTAAACTACAAGTTCCTGGGAGTTGTGTCAAGCGGAGTAAGTTATTCGCAAATTAGTAGCAGCTTTAGCATCAGCAACGGTTAAACAAGGGAAGCCTCAACCCGAAGTAACGTTTCAACCGAGAGGCTTGTCTTCACCATAGCAAAGACAAGCCACCTTATCAAAACACTAACTCAAAGACGAGGCCACGGTTGGTCAATTTATATCTCAATCCTCATGTTGCACCTTCGTCTGCGGTTGTTCTTAGCATGTATGTTATGAATACAAACTTTACTGATGCCTGACTGAGTTTCTCGAACATAATGCAGGTGTCTTACTCCAAAGAATCAGAATTCATGGAGTCTTTTCAGTGCAAAAAGGAGCAAAGGAACTCGTGAGTGCCTTAAAGCTTTTTTCCACTCCTCCCCTCTGTCTGCCATTTGCGCCAACTAGTGCAGACTGTTATGAGGAACATACATAATCAGGTCTATGAACACACTGTGTGTTCCACATCAATCATTTcgcgcgtgcaatgctctacgcgaaatgtgaaggttgtgggatcgttccccacctgcggcaagttgcttttttcatccactttcatttccatttattcatcgtttctttatttcattcattaagcacaagtaatttcccctatgctgcccttggcatcaatgtttgttggcttcttatgataagctTTACTGCTTGGCAATATGTGCGGGGTTTAGTGCGCCATGCAAATTGTAAGAGTGGTGGTGTATGTAAATGTATCTTGTAGGATATAGGTAGTGGGCACCACTGTAGCAGCCAAAGACGATGTTGTGGGCGTAGCAAAGAAGTTGTTCTCGAGTAGATGGAGCTGTTCACAGTGACAGCCCGCTGCTGTTGCATTAAATGCATTCAGAACCAGAGGAATCACTGAGGTCAGCTGATACTGTAGTACATATTTATTTAGCATCTATACATGACGTGTCTTTATGACCACTGTTATTTTTGTCTGTCTTTGTTTTGCTGCAATGACCATTTGAGAATTTGCCACGGTCTGTCCCTATATTCAGGTACAAAATAAATCTCATGAAGCAATGCATCAAAGCCCTCAATCTGTCCAGCAAAGTGGCCATCCGTACAGACCAGCTTGGGCTCATATGCTTCCAGTTTCTCATACGCACAGAAGAAGGCACTGCCACCTTTGTTGAGTATTATGTGAGTACTTGCCCACAATTGCTCTCTTGTTCAAGGAAGAAAAACAATATATTGCCCATTCTGTATGCTGGAATTTGCCAGCTGCTTGTTAGATCACGAGCATCCATATCTCTTTTTCACTCGCTCTTCTTAGTTATGCTTACCTGTGCATGGTAAAATGTTGGCATGTGATTCTGGTTTTGAAAAACAGTctctctcatattttttttctctagtcGTCGCAATAATTGTTTGCACTTCAGCAGGTGCCCCACACAATTTGACAAGCAGCAATAGAAACTCCTTTAAAAACAAACTCCAGCAATATCTTTAGGTATACAAATGTCAACAAAGTTTGTAAATTGCATTTTCCTGGCCATCTTGCTCATGTGCGCCAAATGGAGCAGCTGACAGCAGTGTAGTTTTTTCCACAAAGTGGTCGAATCATAAAAATTGGCATGCACACTCCTCTGAAGCATAACTTCTACTGACCACTGTAAGCTTGTTGCTCATGATGTAGAACGTGGGAGAAGCAGCGCAGGAACCCAACATCTAGTAAAGCTGTCTGTATTCATCTATCTGCTGGCCTAAGGGTTTCATCATCAGCTTAACCTTTATAAGGGAATCGTTTGGATCtattcttttttgcttttctttcacCAAGAAGGAGCTATTCAACACAGGAATGTTGCTGTGGTTGAGCACATTGTCCTAAGATGTTGCTACTGGCACTCATATTCCTAATGTATGCCTGTTCTAATGTCTCCACTAAAATCATAAAAGGCAGCTTTCTGATGATGCTGGTACAGTTTTGGCCTCAACTTAGTGGTTCTTTCTTAAAGTTATTGTTGTATGTTTTACAAATTGGACTATGTGACACATGATAAGAGGCTCATAAATTTATAACAGCCATTTCTGTGAATTGATAACAAAAACTTGCAGAGTTGTCCTCTTGTGCTGATAAGGCATTTAGCCTAGCTGGACAGTGCTAAACTTGGAGCAATGAGCTTCAAGGTTTGATTCTGTAATTGACGTTAtggcagatttttttttgctattcacTGTTTCCCAATGATTTGTATGCGCGATTTTCGGGAGAATTCTACAGAGATGCTTGTTGACAATTTATGCGAAGTTTAGTTagatttaagcatgaaatgcttatCGACAATATTAAAGGCTAGCTGCAACAAAATTTTCGTGTCAAGTAAGAAGCCTAGTTTGAAATTGTTTAGTTGTAAAGCATACGAGTACATGCATCACAAAAGACTTGCAAAAGTAGACATTTTGACACCTAAACAAACACTACCATTACTGCTAGACTGAAGTGATGCATCACCCAGCACACTCGGCTCTACgacatgacctccgagattggaCACTGCCCGCAGCTGCTCATGACACGCCGAAAAATCTCTGAGGCAACGTGCTGGAAATGATGTCATATATGCCATCCACCAGGAACTATTGTCTTGTGCTTAGGTGCTGTtaaaaggctgctaataagaaaattagaccTTTCCTAGCTCTGCAGATTTGCTAGAGTTGCTTCAATAGTATATATCACTCATTCATAACTAGTAGTTTAgtcaaagtgaaatttcatttcaGTTGGCCTTTGAGATTATGGACGTTGTTTTCCACACAAGTTGCAATTGAATGAAAATACATGCAATGCGATTCTCGCGCATTATACCCGTCACATAGTCGTTCACATCCTCCAAGTTCATGTGCACTTGAATTCATCTGTACATAGCTCCTGTGTTTCATTATCTTGTCCTTACAGTGCACTCCAAACCGAGAGGACCCACAAGAATGCTAATGAAGCAGTTGTATGGAATGCTGCTTAATATTTTTGTAAAGGTGATTGCAAATTTGTATGTGTGCTTGTAAATAAACTAGATTTTCAAAGTACTATAAGCACTTTCTTGTGTTGGCGGGCTGTGTTCACCAGCTTTCGAACGTTGAACAAAAGCTGCTTTAGGATTTTTGTTGCCAGCGTTGTTCATTTAGCTTCTTTAGCATTTTCGTCCATATAGTACCTGtatttacttttttctttcattcaaaAGCAAATGTCTGCCACTGTGGTTTAAATGTAAAGATTGCATACCATAGAGGATGAGCTGTTAGGAGTACTGCATGTCCTTGAACTGGCAGTATATATACACGTACAGTAGTATATGCAAGTAATGTAAGCTGTATTTTTTTACTGTAATGGAGTATTGAAGTTAATTTAATATACAAAGTTGTCACTTGAATATTCCAATAGAATACACTGCAAGTAAACCACACATTTAAAGACATTTTGTACTTCTTGGGGTCTACACTCTTTAAAATATTTGCACCCTTtagggcgtatcttgtcccacaacaataatcgtcatatgtcttgcccgcattttctttctgcgagcccagtacttccaagtcgcgaaccgcatgcgcgttatcagcgtgacagcattcttgacaggaaaatacggtgttttcaagaaaagaaacgcaactGCGTTAAGAGTGCATACTCTTCTAAATCACGCTGTCACCATTATAGCAGGCACATCCTTTATATATTACCATGTGTGGTGCTTTCTTGTCAGAATGCTCAGGAAATGCTTAGTTCTTTCATAGAAGCTTTGGTATAAAAGCAGTGATGTACCCACACCAAGAAAACATTTACCAGAATAATCACAGAACTTAGTTAAAATAATGGCAAAAGTATGCCTGGAAGGTGTGAAGTTCCTAAATATGGACACATCGCATGCAGCTGTTATATGTTTAAACACAAACTACATTGACCTGAGGGCATTTGGGTTAGTTTTGACATGATAATGTGGAGGGAACTTTGCACTTCCATGAAAGCAGGAGTCATTAGCCCAAACACAAGTCTAACAGCTGTTCTGAGTGAAGTAGAAGTTAATGCACACACTGAATGATGCTTAAAAAGCGTCCCTGCTACAAAAAGAAAGGTTGGCACAAGCCTCTGTTGCTCAGAAATCGCAAACAGCGAATTTCTCCTGGTTCTGAATGACTACGGTTGAAGGAGCGAGTTGTGGCGCAAACGTTACAAGTACGTACAGTACATCAAATTAAGCACGGACAAGGGATCCGTGTATAAATAGCCATTCCTTTTAAACCTTCGCTACACTGCTAAATTACGCTCACATTTCGAAATTCAAGGATGAGTATTGTTTAATACCATACGTGTCTACGATACCTGCCTGTTGCGCCCAGAACAAACGAGGAGCACGCGCTTGCAGTTGCACGTTGCCACTGTCGTCGTTCCGAAACCGAATATAAACAGGCGCCGCTGTCATCATCATTGCCGTACACAAAGCTTCGAGGCCGTCCAGTTTCGCATTGAGGTGGGTTTGGCTCTCTCGCTGTTTGGCATTTGATAGAACGATTTCGAGCCGCTCGCCGCACGTCAGCGCGAAAACCGGAGCCGTGCAACAAGTTGTTGCGCTCGTGTTCTCAGTTTGTGTTGCATTCAGCCGCCCGCTTTCCTCTGAAGCGAAAGGCGTCGCCGCTTCATTTGGTGATAACTGGCCATGGCATGATCGGAGGACGATAACAGGCGTTTTATCGACGACCCACGCCGTTCGTTGTGCCGGCGATTGCTCTGTCGCCGGAAAGGCAGCGAGCGTTTGCGTGCATTTTGCACACGCCGGTCGCACCGCAGCTGCTTGGACGTTGGCCTTGTAGCGACACGAGAGAGCCGCAGTGCTAAGGGCGTTAGGAAACGCGACCTCTTCGGAAAACGGCGCCGTGCACTCGACTGCCGTCGCTACAAGATGCCGGCATCAAAGGTCCAGAAGCACCCGCTTCACTGTCCGAGCCTGGACGACGTCGCCAAAGGTGAGCGACGGGCATACGTGGTTCCTTGACGGCCGAAGCATATCGATCGTCGCGCTAAATTTGGGCTCGTTCATCGTGTTCACACGGAAGAGAGAAGTACATGTGTAACGGTGCCCTTGGGAGGCGATATAGTTCCGAGCATGGTGCAGATTGCTAACGATGAAATCATTGTTCATAGTTTACGTCAGGTAGATTAATTTAGCTAGGCACAATCTATCTGCCGAATAGGAATTTGACTAATTGGACTGCCTAGCTGTCTGAGAAGAAACCGATCGATGAGTGATGCATATGCTAGCTGTTGTAATGAATATGAGGAGCTAGAGAAATATGCATGTCTGCAGCTGGATATTCGTGTTTAAGGTCACGCGCCTACATCTACTTACAGTGCGCCAGAGCGCGTGCGAAGCATGCGCTGCAGTTATGCCGTTTAATGAAGCTAGACGAGCTGCTGGGGGTCGATGCAGTGCAAGTTTTTGAGACCGGCAGTGTATGTAATTGGAGAGCTGACGTTGTCGTAATAAATATGTAACTCCCGCTTCTTTGATGCTGTGCAGTTTTGAACGATGGACTTAAGGGCACATTCGAGCATGTTGAAGTGTCTGTGGTCGACTGCCCGGACCTGAAGGAAAAGCCCTTCATGCTTGCTTCTGAAGGTGAGATTTTCCGTaaataaattctctctctctctctctctctgaaggtgaGATGGCATATGTGCTACAAGCAATATCATATACTTTTGCACTCCTTAATAAGTGCTTCCTCACTTCTTGCATGCTCATTAAATATTCTCGCACGCAA
It includes:
- the Rad1 gene encoding cell cycle checkpoint protein RAD1 isoform X3; protein product: MGIRVIAQEGKCVQAIAFVQRELFDSYALKEPTLSFDISLSIWLECLTMFGAMGGPVSTRLCYGGQGNPLVMFLEESGVVTDCKIRTLESEGVVNFDLSRDNVINVVILKSESIKEVWSELDISSEDMEVFISPNDPYFRLSTFGAAGTVEVSYSKESEFMESFQCKKEQRNSYKINLMKQCIKALNLSSKVAIRTDQLGLICFQFLIRTEEGTATFVEYYCTPNREDPQEC
- the Rad1 gene encoding cell cycle checkpoint protein RAD1 isoform X2 translates to MSQDQTSLAEVEYSFIAKLDNAKDLSQLLRAISIREVATVEINDMGIRVIAQEGKCVQAIAFVQRELFDSYALKEPTLSFDISLSIWLECLTMFGAMGGPVSTRLCYGGQGNPLVMFLEESGVVTDCKIRTLESEGVVNFDLSRDNVINVVILKSESIKEVWSELDISSEDMEVFISPNDPYFRLSTFGAAGTVEVSYSKESEFMESFQCKKEQRNSYKINLMKQCIKALNLSSKVAIRTDQLGLICFQFLIRTEEGTATFVEYYCTPNREDPQEC
- the Rad1 gene encoding cell cycle checkpoint protein RAD1 isoform X1, with protein sequence MSQDQTSLAEVEYSFIAKLDNAKDLSQLLRAISIRESFCCCFFYQVATVEINDMGIRVIAQEGKCVQAIAFVQRELFDSYALKEPTLSFDISLSIWLECLTMFGAMGGPVSTRLCYGGQGNPLVMFLEESGVVTDCKIRTLESEGVVNFDLSRDNVINVVILKSESIKEVWSELDISSEDMEVFISPNDPYFRLSTFGAAGTVEVSYSKESEFMESFQCKKEQRNSYKINLMKQCIKALNLSSKVAIRTDQLGLICFQFLIRTEEGTATFVEYYCTPNREDPQEC